The following proteins are encoded in a genomic region of Sorangiineae bacterium MSr12523:
- a CDS encoding dihydrofolate reductase has protein sequence MEALALIAAVARGGVIGIQDGGLPWRIPEDMRHFKRTTLGHAVIVGRKTYESFGKPLVDRRNIVVTRQRDLVISGCEVVGSLEDAVALARTTDPEPMVIGGGEIYRQALPRITRMYLTYIDRDAEGDVRFPDYDANDFRELERRVGETPDITFVTLERIPR, from the coding sequence ATGGAGGCGCTGGCATTGATTGCAGCCGTCGCCCGCGGCGGCGTTATCGGCATCCAAGATGGCGGGCTGCCCTGGCGCATTCCCGAGGACATGCGCCATTTCAAGCGCACGACCTTGGGGCATGCCGTCATCGTGGGCCGCAAGACCTACGAGAGCTTCGGTAAGCCACTGGTGGACCGACGCAACATCGTGGTGACGCGTCAGCGCGATTTGGTGATTTCAGGGTGCGAGGTGGTGGGGTCGCTGGAGGATGCCGTGGCGTTGGCGCGAACCACCGATCCCGAGCCGATGGTCATTGGCGGGGGCGAGATTTACCGGCAAGCGTTGCCGCGGATCACGCGCATGTACCTTACATACATCGACCGCGACGCCGAGGGCGACGTACGGTTCCCGGATTACGATGCGAACGATTTTCGCGAGCTGGAGCGACGCGTCGGGGAGACCCCGGATATTACGTTCGTGACCCTGGAACGCATCCCGCGCTAG
- a CDS encoding Uma2 family endonuclease: MQSSWELLWTPPPPPAGRALTLEEWANLDEDEQGELVDGYLVEEEMPDPVHELAVAWLIMLFGVWLRGRGGFVMASEVKLRVGPKRGRKADVVVYLPGSPAPPRHGVLTKAPDILVEIVTPTPRDVRRDRVDKMREYESIGVRYYWLLDPAIGTLEIFELGPQGKYVRAVAQTEGSIDPVPGCPGLTLNIDELWSELERLAPEPG; encoded by the coding sequence ATGCAGTCCTCTTGGGAGCTACTCTGGACCCCCCCTCCTCCCCCCGCCGGGCGTGCCCTCACGCTGGAAGAATGGGCAAATCTCGACGAGGACGAACAGGGCGAGTTGGTCGACGGCTACTTGGTGGAGGAAGAGATGCCCGATCCGGTGCACGAGCTTGCCGTCGCATGGTTGATCATGCTCTTTGGAGTATGGCTTCGCGGCCGCGGCGGATTCGTCATGGCTTCCGAGGTCAAACTCCGCGTCGGCCCGAAGCGCGGCCGAAAGGCTGACGTGGTAGTCTACCTACCCGGAAGTCCCGCCCCACCACGCCATGGTGTGCTTACGAAAGCGCCGGACATTCTCGTCGAGATTGTCACGCCAACGCCACGGGATGTGCGCCGCGACCGCGTCGACAAGATGCGCGAATACGAGAGCATCGGTGTCCGTTACTACTGGCTTCTCGATCCGGCCATCGGAACTCTCGAAATCTTCGAACTTGGGCCGCAAGGTAAATATGTTCGCGCCGTCGCGCAAACCGAAGGATCGATCGATCCCGTTCCCGGGTGCCCCGGACTCACGCTGAACATCGACGAACTTTGGAGCGAATTGGAGCGGCTGGCGCCCGAGCCGGGCTAA
- a CDS encoding DUF72 domain-containing protein, producing the protein MRISVGTSGYSYKEWRGDFYPENTQPDGYLAYYASRLPTVEINNTFYRFPSTKLLEGWAAQVPADFTFAVKAPGQITHQKRLKGVGELVRDLFVNLRTMGSKLGPVDFQLPPNFKKDMPRLRDFLAAVPPDAKTVMEFRHPSWFDDEVYATLKEFGVALCIAESDELEAAGADKDDLSAPLVATANWGYLRLRRSDYGEAELKAWGERVRSQAWEQVHVFIKHEAVQSPLLAVKLKELLAG; encoded by the coding sequence ATGCGCATTTCCGTCGGGACCAGCGGCTACAGTTACAAAGAATGGCGCGGGGACTTCTACCCCGAGAATACGCAGCCCGATGGGTATTTGGCGTATTACGCATCACGCCTGCCGACGGTGGAGATCAACAATACGTTCTATCGCTTTCCGTCGACCAAGTTGCTGGAAGGATGGGCGGCGCAGGTGCCCGCGGATTTTACCTTTGCGGTGAAGGCGCCGGGGCAGATTACGCATCAGAAGAGGCTCAAGGGAGTCGGGGAGCTGGTGCGCGATCTCTTCGTGAATTTGCGCACGATGGGCAGCAAATTGGGGCCCGTGGATTTCCAACTTCCGCCCAACTTCAAAAAAGACATGCCGAGGCTTCGCGATTTTTTGGCGGCGGTTCCGCCCGATGCGAAGACGGTGATGGAGTTTCGCCACCCCTCGTGGTTCGACGACGAGGTGTACGCCACGTTGAAAGAGTTCGGCGTAGCCTTGTGCATTGCCGAATCGGACGAATTGGAAGCCGCGGGCGCCGACAAAGACGATTTGTCCGCACCGCTGGTGGCGACGGCCAACTGGGGATACTTGCGTTTGCGGCGCTCGGACTACGGCGAGGCCGAATTGAAAGCATGGGGCGAGCGGGTGCGGTCGCAAGCCTGGGAGCAGGTGCACGTGTTCATCAAGCACGAGGCGGTGCAATCGCCGCTGCTCGCGGTGAAGTTGAAAGAGTTGCTCGCGGGTTAG
- a CDS encoding thymidylate synthase encodes MKAYLDLLRRALDQGDERGDRTGTGTLGVFGHQMRFRLQDGFPLLTTKKLHLKSIIHELLWFLSGETHAEPLQAQGVRIWNEWATAEACAKFGRQEGDLGPIYGHQWRNFGATRLPDGTYANDGVDQIRRVLDGIVHNPTSRRLIVTGWNPKEADEVALPPCHTMFQFHVANGALSCQLYQRSGDIFLGVPFNIASYALLTMMIAHVTGLRPGDFVHTLGDAHLYKNHLEQAREQLTRAPRPLPRMVLNPEVKDLFAFRYEDFQLEGYDPHPHIKAEVSV; translated from the coding sequence ATGAAGGCGTATTTGGACCTCCTGCGAAGGGCGCTGGATCAAGGCGACGAGCGCGGTGACCGGACTGGGACGGGGACGCTCGGCGTGTTCGGGCATCAAATGCGCTTTCGGCTGCAGGACGGCTTTCCGCTTTTGACGACGAAGAAGCTGCACCTCAAGTCGATCATCCACGAGCTTCTCTGGTTCCTCAGTGGCGAGACGCACGCCGAGCCCTTGCAGGCGCAAGGGGTTCGCATCTGGAACGAGTGGGCCACCGCGGAAGCGTGCGCCAAGTTCGGTCGCCAAGAAGGCGACCTGGGACCGATTTACGGACACCAGTGGCGCAACTTCGGGGCGACGAGGCTTCCGGACGGGACATATGCCAACGATGGCGTCGATCAGATCCGCCGTGTGCTCGATGGCATCGTTCACAATCCGACGAGCCGGCGCCTCATCGTGACGGGTTGGAATCCGAAGGAGGCCGACGAGGTGGCCCTTCCGCCGTGCCACACGATGTTTCAGTTTCACGTCGCGAATGGCGCGCTCTCGTGTCAGTTGTACCAGCGCAGCGGGGACATCTTTCTCGGCGTGCCCTTCAACATCGCGAGCTACGCGCTGCTCACCATGATGATCGCGCATGTCACCGGTCTGCGCCCGGGCGACTTCGTCCACACCTTGGGCGATGCGCACCTGTACAAGAATCACCTGGAGCAAGCGCGCGAGCAGCTCACACGCGCGCCGCGGCCCCTGCCGCGCATGGTGCTCAACCCCGAGGTGAAGGATCTCTTCGCGTTCCGCTACGAGGATTTCCAGCTCGAGGGCTACGATCCGCATCCGCACATCAAGGCCGAGGTCTCCGTTTGA
- the ligD gene encoding DNA ligase D, which yields MGDKSFDKLEKYRNKRNFEVTPEPDGTEKTSSHRSRSPVKKTTSSRTKDVPADAIPTSPTAVATGAGVFVIQKHDARRLHYDLRIELGGTMMSWAVPKGPSYDPNVKRLAVEVEDHPMDYNDFEGRIPDGEYGAGDVLIWDRGTYEPAPMNGVPTAIKGNQAELLAWMREKGHFHLRFSGEKLHGGWHLVRTKRRGETKESKPQWLFFKAHDEMANPELDIVTSRPESVVSGLRATRGPLRASASPIAQSARELLLAIGEVSKATNGPLVGDGSLYLFEVKFDGYRLLAGKAGNDVRLFSRKSNDWTDRFALIASSIARLPAREVVIDGEACAVDDEGRPSFEALQRWLGGDTKSAQIAFAAFDLLWLDGRDLRKSPIEERRELLKALLQGAKPPLSFSSAMEGKASDLLAAAKRAGLEGLIAKRKGSLYTPGNNANWVKLKFEQRQDAVVCGYLPLKGAEVVGALLVAVHDSRGGDLVYAGRVGTGFDDRLRARLAEQLDAMRVATPKMLNVPKLPKPRFCEPRLVCEVGLGEWTSERIMRFPRFIAMREDKSPEECIREDAVGHASPRPPPVREVKETSVKLANPTKILYPRDGITKQDVFDYYTDIAPVMLPHLQGRPIHMQRWPHGIDDEEWFQHRLPPKAPDFVRRIAFLRDKAPWYKLNEKGPIKERIVVDNLETLQWLANLAALTLHQWASHAPPEATSTTQVHNALAQADYVVIDLDPGEATRWEEIIQVAHAVRTLLEALSLTSVVKTSGKRGLHIVIPLARGPSHEDAVHFAEQVARAVAKVMPSISTVERIKEKRRGRLYVDYGQNGGGRTIVCPYTLRAADRAPVSAPLRWEEVTNALDPRAFNLRTMRARIEQYGDLYAPCLEPTQTLPAVS from the coding sequence GTGGGTGATAAGTCGTTCGATAAGCTCGAAAAGTACCGCAACAAGCGAAATTTCGAGGTAACGCCCGAGCCAGATGGCACCGAGAAGACATCGTCCCATCGGTCGCGGTCTCCCGTAAAGAAAACAACCTCATCTCGAACCAAGGACGTTCCGGCTGACGCGATTCCGACAAGTCCGACAGCTGTCGCGACGGGGGCAGGCGTTTTTGTCATTCAGAAGCACGACGCGCGGCGTCTTCATTACGATCTGCGCATCGAGCTGGGGGGTACGATGATGAGCTGGGCCGTCCCCAAGGGCCCGTCGTACGATCCCAACGTGAAGCGGCTGGCCGTCGAGGTGGAGGACCACCCGATGGACTACAACGACTTCGAAGGGCGCATTCCGGACGGCGAATACGGCGCCGGCGACGTTCTCATCTGGGACCGTGGCACCTACGAGCCCGCGCCGATGAACGGCGTTCCGACGGCCATCAAGGGCAATCAGGCCGAGCTTCTGGCGTGGATGCGCGAGAAGGGGCACTTTCACCTGCGCTTTTCCGGGGAAAAGCTGCATGGCGGGTGGCACCTGGTGCGCACGAAACGCCGCGGGGAAACGAAGGAGAGCAAACCACAGTGGCTCTTTTTCAAGGCCCACGACGAGATGGCCAATCCGGAATTGGACATCGTGACCAGCCGGCCCGAATCCGTGGTGAGCGGTCTTCGCGCCACGCGCGGGCCGCTGCGCGCGTCGGCGTCCCCGATAGCGCAAAGTGCGCGAGAGCTTTTGCTCGCAATCGGCGAGGTGTCGAAGGCGACGAACGGGCCACTGGTCGGCGACGGGTCGCTCTACCTCTTCGAGGTGAAGTTCGATGGGTATCGGCTGCTGGCGGGAAAAGCCGGAAATGACGTGCGCCTGTTCTCGCGCAAATCGAATGACTGGACCGACCGATTTGCGCTGATCGCGTCGTCCATCGCGCGTCTCCCTGCACGCGAGGTGGTCATCGATGGGGAAGCCTGCGCGGTGGACGACGAGGGGCGCCCGTCTTTCGAGGCGCTGCAGCGGTGGCTGGGGGGCGATACGAAGAGCGCGCAAATTGCATTTGCGGCGTTCGATCTGCTGTGGCTCGACGGACGCGATCTGCGAAAGAGTCCGATCGAGGAGCGTCGAGAGCTGCTGAAGGCGCTGCTTCAGGGGGCGAAACCGCCGCTGTCGTTTTCATCGGCCATGGAGGGCAAGGCGTCGGATCTTTTGGCGGCGGCGAAACGCGCGGGCCTCGAGGGGCTCATCGCGAAGCGTAAGGGGTCGCTGTACACGCCAGGGAACAATGCCAATTGGGTGAAGCTGAAGTTCGAGCAGCGGCAGGACGCGGTGGTCTGTGGGTACCTTCCGCTGAAGGGCGCCGAGGTGGTGGGGGCGCTTTTGGTGGCGGTTCATGATTCGAGGGGCGGCGATTTGGTCTACGCGGGCCGCGTCGGCACGGGCTTCGACGATCGGCTGCGTGCGCGTTTGGCCGAGCAGCTCGATGCGATGCGCGTGGCGACACCGAAAATGCTCAATGTGCCGAAGCTGCCGAAGCCGCGCTTCTGCGAGCCACGCCTCGTGTGCGAGGTGGGGCTGGGCGAGTGGACGAGTGAGCGCATCATGCGCTTTCCGCGCTTCATCGCCATGCGCGAAGACAAGTCGCCCGAGGAGTGCATTCGGGAGGATGCGGTTGGGCATGCGTCCCCTCGCCCGCCGCCCGTCCGTGAAGTCAAAGAGACGAGCGTGAAGCTCGCGAACCCGACGAAGATCCTTTACCCGCGCGATGGCATCACCAAGCAGGACGTCTTCGATTACTACACGGATATCGCCCCGGTGATGCTTCCGCACCTGCAGGGCCGGCCGATTCACATGCAGCGCTGGCCGCACGGCATCGACGACGAAGAATGGTTCCAGCACCGGCTGCCGCCGAAAGCACCGGATTTCGTCCGGCGCATCGCGTTCCTTCGCGACAAGGCGCCTTGGTACAAACTGAACGAAAAGGGTCCCATCAAAGAGCGCATCGTCGTCGACAATCTGGAGACGCTGCAATGGCTCGCCAATCTGGCCGCGCTCACCCTGCATCAATGGGCAAGCCACGCCCCGCCGGAGGCGACGAGCACGACCCAAGTGCACAATGCGCTCGCCCAAGCCGATTACGTGGTCATCGATCTCGATCCGGGCGAGGCCACCCGCTGGGAAGAGATCATCCAGGTGGCCCATGCCGTGCGCACGTTGCTCGAGGCGCTCTCGCTGACCAGCGTGGTAAAAACCAGCGGCAAACGCGGTCTGCACATCGTCATTCCCCTCGCCCGCGGCCCTTCGCACGAGGATGCCGTGCACTTCGCCGAGCAAGTCGCCCGCGCCGTCGCCAAGGTGATGCCGTCCATCTCGACGGTGGAGCGCATCAAGGAAAAGCGCCGCGGCCGTCTCTACGTCGACTACGGCCAAAACGGCGGCGGCCGCACCATCGTGTGCCCGTATACGTTGCGCGCGGCCGATCGCGCACCGGTTTCGGCGCCGCTGCGCTGGGAAGAAGTCACCAACGCGCTGGACCCTCGCGCTTTCAACCTGCGGACCATGCGCGCGCGCATCGAGCAATACGGCGACCTCTACGCCCCTTGCCTCGAGCCCACGCAAACGCTTCCGGCGGTCAGTTAG